In the Nitrospirota bacterium genome, GCCGCCGTGGCCTGCGCCATGTTTAATGCCCTGTTCTGGAGACGCCCGGCGTTCGCAACGATTGCGCCCTGGGCGGCGAAGGTCATGGCCTTGCTGGAGAGCGCTCCGGTCCTGACGGTGCAGATGGGGACCACGGTCGTGGCCTTGGTCAACCACTACACCCACGTGGCGGACCTGGTGAAGGCCGAGCGCGTTCTGAGGTTGGTGGACCACGCCTTGCGCCGCAGTCCGCCGTTGCCGTTCGTCCGGCTCGCGCGCGAGCAGACCGCAGCGGTCCTCGCCTACATGCACGGCGATGCGGAGCAAAGCGCCCAGACGGTGGTCGGGGCCCTGGAGCTGGCCAAACAAAGCGGCGTGCCCCTCTGGAACGTGCCGCTCTGCGGCGGCGGATGTCTGGCCGCCCTCATAACCGGTGATCTCGTCGCCGCGCGACGGTACGTGGACCAGATGCTGGACCAGCCGCCGGAGTTTATCCATCTCTTTCATTCGTGGGCGTTGATGCTGGACAGCATCGTGTCGTGTGAAACGGGAGACCTCCACCGGGCGCTTCAGGCTGCCGAGTCGTCCCTCGCGCTCACTGAGCGGGAAGGGCCGTGGCCCGAATCCCTGAGCCGGCTCAGCCTGGCTGTGATCCTTCACCATCTCAGGCGGGAGGCAGAGGCGGATGCCCATCTGGCGCGCGCGGCTGCGATCGCAGACGACATGCAGAGTCGAGCCATGGAGCTGCACTATCGAATCGTCGCCGCCCAGCTCGCGTTCGATCGGCAGGATGATGAAGCCGGGCTGCGGGAGCTGCGCGCCGCCTTCAAGACCAGTGCGGAAACAGGGCTCATGGGCTGGCAGGTGTTGGCGGGCCCACGGGTCCTCGCCCGCCTCTGCGCCAGGGCCCTTGAGGCCGGGATCGAAACCGATTTTGCCCGCCGGCTTATCACCAGACGGAAGTTGATGCCGGACGCTACGGCAACCCACCTTGAATCCTGGCCCTGGCCGGTCAAGGTATACACCTTGGGTCGCTTCTCCCTGGTAAGGGACCAGAGGCCGGTGGCCTTTCGTGGAAAGGCCCAGAAGCGCCCGCTCGAGCTGCTCAAAGCACTCATCGCGCTGGGAGGCCGCGAGGTGGGTGAGGCGCGGATCATTGAGGCTCTGTGGCCCGAGGCCGAAGGCGACGCGGCCTACTATGCCTACACCATGGCGCTCAAACGGCTGCGGGAACTGCTGGGGAGCCCGGAGGCGGTGCGGCTTACAGAGCGCAAGCTCACGCTTAACCCGCAGCTCTGCTGGGTGGATATTTGGGCGTTTGAACGCGGGCTTGGCCAGTCCGCTGCCGATCCCATGTGTATGGAAACCGCGCTGGCGTTCTATCGCGGGCCGTTTCTTGGAGCCGACGACGCGCCCTGGGCCCTCTCCCCCCGGGAACGCACACGCGCAAAGTTCCTGAACGGCGTTCGCACCCTCGGCGCTCGGTTCGAAGCGCAGCAGCAATGGGCCGAAGCGATCCAGTGCTATCAGCGTGGCCTGCATGTGGATGATCTTGCTGAGGAGTTCTACCAGCGCCTGATGATCTGCCACCAGCGCCTCGGCCAGCGCGGGGAGGCCCTGTCCGCGTACCAGCGGTGCAAGAACGTCCTGGCGACGCACTTGGCCGTTGCCCCGTCAGCCGTGACCGAATCGATCCGCGCCGCGCTCACACCACCGTCACAATGACCATTGCGCGGTTGGCCTTTGGCCCCTGATCTTTCTCCGCGCCGTTCTCCTCGCTGCGTCCAGGATCCCCAGGCCAGTTGATCTGTTAGTTATCCGTTAGTCCTTGTTCGCTAACCTCTTCAACAGGATCGTCAGGATGGAGAGCTATATCATTCGCATTTACCGCCGCGACGCAAACCAAACGACCCGCGTCGAAGGGATCGTTGAACACGTGGGCACGCAGCAACACCACGCGTTTCACAGCATGCAGGAGCTGGTGGAGGCGCTCAGCGCGCCCCGCTCTAAGCGGAGCAAAGAAAAGAACAGGCCGCCTTCAACCGGCGTGGCTTGAAGAAACTTGGAGGAGATCATGGCAATACGAGGCAGGACACAGAGACGACACGGAGGAGTTTTCCTCATAGTCATGTTCGGGCTAATCAGTGCGCTGGCAGCCTGTAGCAGCGATGAGGATGGCAGTGGGCCCCCTGCGGCGCTGCCAGTGAACAAGGTCGAGCAGGTGGTCAGTGCCGCCGGCGGTACCGTCACGCACGGCAGCGGCGCGCAGGTTGTGGTGCCTCAGGGCGCGCTGGCCGGGCCGGTCACCATCGGCATCGAAGAGGTGGCGGCCAACTCCGCACCGACACTGCCGGCCGGTGTCAACGCCGTGGGCGCGACGTTTGCGGTCACGCCCCACGGCCAGACCTTTTTGCAAGACGTGACCGTGACGATTCCGTTCGATCCGGCACAGGTCCCTGCAGGCGTCCCGTTGAGCCTGCTCAAGACCATGAACCGCGCGGACGGGCCGTGGGAAGAGGTCGCAGGGGCCACAGCCGTGGGGAGCACTCTGAACGCCCAGTCTTCGGGCTTCTCACACTACGTTGTGACGGTCCGGCAGGTCGTGATCAATCCGAGCAGCCTAGCCGTAGTCTCAGGGGAAAGGGCCACCTTTCACGTCACCGTGCTCAACATTGATTCACCATTCACCATCCGGTGGCAACGCTCCACCAACGGTGGCGCGTCTTTTATTGACCTTGCCGCCACCGGCAGAAGTTACACCACGGGCCCAACTACATTGAATGACGACGGCGATCAGTACCGGGTGGTCGTGACCAACGACAGCGGCAGTATCACATTCGCAACAAGCCTGGCGGCGACATTGAGTGTGTCGCCGAACTCAGTCGCGCCAGACATTACCCAGCATCCTGGCAGCCAAACGGTAACCGTCGGGGCGAGTGCAAGCTTCAGCTGTGAGGCAAGCGGCACCGCTGTGCAGTACCAGTGGCAGATTTCCTCCGATGGCGGAGTGACCTTTGTCGATATTCAAGGAGCGGCCTTTGCGAACTACGTGTTCACGGTGCAGGCCAGCAACAACGGCGAACGTTACCGCTGCCGGGCATCGAACTCGGCCGGTACCGCGACAAGCAATACGGCAACGTTGACGGTTGTCATCCCTTCTGGCACGGAAATCCTTTCGCTGTCAATCGTCGGCGATGGGTTCGGTGTCGTGACCTATAACCCGCCAGTCGAGGGCTGCTCCAAGGCGATCGGCCCGACGACGTGTGAACGGGTGTTCAACGGTAACACGATCGTCATCCTGACGCCAACGGCGTACTCGGGTTCCACCTTCGGCGGCTGGACCGGTTGTGATTCCGTCAGCGGCAACGATTGTTCGGTCACGATGACCGGCAGCCGCGCGGTGTCGGCGGTGATCAACTGAACATGTCCGCAGCGACCGTCAATCCCCGGAGTCTATCCGTGACGTCAACACCTTCCGGAAGTGCACACTCGCCCGCTCCATCCCTTCCCGCTCGTAAAAGCGATGCGCTTCCGTGCGCTGGACTCCGGAGTCGAGGTGCACCTGCTGACAGCCTGCCGTTGCCGCAAGGTCCACTAACCACGACAACAGTGCAGCGCCGTAGCCGCGGGAACGCTGACTTGAGCTGGTGCAGATCATCGACGTAGAGAAACCGCCCCCATGCGAGGTTCTCCCCGATTCGGTACCCCGCAACAGCCACGGGCTCGCCGCCTTCGAGGACATAGGCAAGCCGGTAACCGGATGCCTCTTGGCGTCGCAGGCGGAACACGAAATCGTGTTCTGCCACATGCGGGCGCAGCTCGCGCATCACGGGGAAACACCGGGCAATTTCTTCGTCCGATTTCGCCGGTTTGATGTCCATACGCCGGAGGGCTGACCGCGGGTTAGCGCTTCGCCTTGGGAATCACGAGCTTCAGCGCGGTGTGCGTCTCTGAAAGACCCACCACCTTGGTGGCCACCAGCCCCGCGTCGCGAGCGACGGCCATCACGCCGTGCCCTTGGAGCTTCGGTCCTCGAACCGACACATGCAATGCGCCTCCGAGCCCATGCCCGTTCCCCTTGAGTTGACCGCCCATTCCTGTGACGAGGGGATAGATATCGCAGATCACCGGCTGCGCCGTCAACCCGGCCTCGCTCATGCCCCTTCTCCTGCCTCGGCGCACGCGCGCCGGTACCGCCCGTCTCGCTTGTGTTGACAGCCGCCTCGCGCCGTGCTACAGATCGCGTTCACATTCCTGTGTGGACGCCATTCCCTCCTGCCAGGATGGCCGCCGGTCACTGATCACCGTCGAACCCCACGGGGTGGTTCGGTGTCCGCAAACACCCGTCCCGTGGGCCGACCGGATACGCGTGGCGATGCTGAGACCGACCGATGACGTGGCGGAACAGCAGGGGGTGCAGGGCAACACGTGGCCCCGAGGCTTCGCGGTGAGATGACGCCTCCGCGCGCGTCCGCCAAGATCACCCGCCCCCACACGCCGCGGGCATTGCCGCGCCTTCGCCTGTTCGAGCAACTCGACCAGGGCCGCGCGCAGCGCCTGACCTGGATCGCGGCGCCGCCGGGCGCGGGCAAGACCACGCTGGTCTGCAGCTATCTGGACGCCCGCAAGCTCCCCTGCCTGTGGTATCAAATCGATGCCGACGATCGTGATCCGGCGGCGTTCTTTTACCACCTGGGAGTCGCCGTGGCCCAGGCCGCGCCGCGGTATCGCCGCCCCTTGCCCGCGCTCACCCCGGAATATCTGTTGGGCATCACGACCTTCACCCGCAACTTTTTCCGCGAAGCGGCCCGGCGGCTCCATCCTCCGCATGTGCTGGTGTTCGACAACCTCCAAGAGGTGGACCCCGCGGCGCCGCTCTATGAGGTGCTGCGTGAAGGACTGAGCGAGCTCCCGGACGGCCTGCAGGGGATCCTCATCAGTCGCAGTGAGCCGGCGGCGAACTTTGCCCGGATGCGGGTCTCCGGGCACCTCGCGGTCCTTGATTGGGACGCGTTGCGGCTGCGGCCGGAGGAGACGAGGCCGTTCCTGGAGCGTCTCGATCACCGTGGAGCGCTTCCAGTAGAGGTGGCGACGCGCCTGCACGAGCAGTGCGCGGGCTGGGCGGCGGGGCTGATTCTGCTGCACGAGGGGGTGACAAAGGAAACGCCGGGGCACGCGGTGGTCGATGCCGCGTCGGCCCAGCGCACGTTCGACTACTTTGCGACGGAAGTCTT is a window encoding:
- a CDS encoding BTAD domain-containing putative transcriptional regulator → MARRHPLLAKVTPPSLPRILNRPRLFRVLDRARQRPITWICAPPGSGKTTLVASYARSRRLAVLWDQLDAGDADPATFFHYLGLASRQASPRYRRPLPHLTPEYLPGLAIFARRFFEEVFARLKTPAVVVFDNYQDVPDDARFHELMPLGLSAIPHTVSVVVLSRRAPHPALGALQARRTMSVVDDEALRLTPTELRRLAALHMKGRTSRSRRDLDRLYQQTQGWFAGAVLFLDPHHGRCDTADGEGRPSREILFDYLASEAMKDLDADTHTVLLKTSLLPSLSVSTARALTGVDQAGEILARLHRARYFTERRSDPEPTYQYHPLFREFLQARAATVYPPEELRGLRETAARLLEGTGLIEEAGALYQEARQHNGLVRLALTHAPALFVQGRSALIEQWIGHLPLPLVEQTPWLLYWRANCLLPVSPAKAQPLYMSAYEQFQTAGDRAGALLAWCGVVDAIWYAWEDLPQMDPWIERFATLMPEGEPYPSPEIEAAVACAMFNALFWRRPAFATIAPWAAKVMALLESAPVLTVQMGTTVVALVNHYTHVADLVKAERVLRLVDHALRRSPPLPFVRLAREQTAAVLAYMHGDAEQSAQTVVGALELAKQSGVPLWNVPLCGGGCLAALITGDLVAARRYVDQMLDQPPEFIHLFHSWALMLDSIVSCETGDLHRALQAAESSLALTEREGPWPESLSRLSLAVILHHLRREAEADAHLARAAAIADDMQSRAMELHYRIVAAQLAFDRQDDEAGLRELRAAFKTSAETGLMGWQVLAGPRVLARLCARALEAGIETDFARRLITRRKLMPDATATHLESWPWPVKVYTLGRFSLVRDQRPVAFRGKAQKRPLELLKALIALGGREVGEARIIEALWPEAEGDAAYYAYTMALKRLRELLGSPEAVRLTERKLTLNPQLCWVDIWAFERGLGQSAADPMCMETALAFYRGPFLGADDAPWALSPRERTRAKFLNGVRTLGARFEAQQQWAEAIQCYQRGLHVDDLAEEFYQRLMICHQRLGQRGEALSAYQRCKNVLATHLAVAPSAVTESIRAALTPPSQ
- a CDS encoding immunoglobulin domain-containing protein: MNKVEQVVSAAGGTVTHGSGAQVVVPQGALAGPVTIGIEEVAANSAPTLPAGVNAVGATFAVTPHGQTFLQDVTVTIPFDPAQVPAGVPLSLLKTMNRADGPWEEVAGATAVGSTLNAQSSGFSHYVVTVRQVVINPSSLAVVSGERATFHVTVLNIDSPFTIRWQRSTNGGASFIDLAATGRSYTTGPTTLNDDGDQYRVVVTNDSGSITFATSLAATLSVSPNSVAPDITQHPGSQTVTVGASASFSCEASGTAVQYQWQISSDGGVTFVDIQGAAFANYVFTVQASNNGERYRCRASNSAGTATSNTATLTVVIPSGTEILSLSIVGDGFGVVTYNPPVEGCSKAIGPTTCERVFNGNTIVILTPTAYSGSTFGGWTGCDSVSGNDCSVTMTGSRAVSAVIN
- a CDS encoding GNAT family N-acetyltransferase — protein: MSSKAASPWLLRGTESGRTSHGGGFSTSMICTSSSQRSRGYGAALLSWLVDLAATAGCQQVHLDSGVQRTEAHRFYEREGMERASVHFRKVLTSRIDSGD